One Alnus glutinosa chromosome 13, dhAlnGlut1.1, whole genome shotgun sequence genomic window, AACACTAACTGTAGAGCACGTGTGAAACTGAATTACTGGATTCCAACTGGAATCCGTAATTCACGCCACACTTCTGCATCTGCCACATGCACTGCCAGCTGCCCCAACTCTTCCCTTCAGCTACTCTTTAGTTCCTTGAGCTACACGTGTAACATTACTCCCCCCCATTTTTagaacaccttgcccacaaggtgcgggtAGGCGTCTGTTAAGAAGAgatttctgaaaattcttccatAAAAAACCCCCTTAGATCGTCTTCATCAGGAACCAATTCTTGCAGCTGCTCCCCTGAATTTGCCCCAAATGTTTCAAGCACAAACAATTTAGGGACACTGCAAACATGGCCCCTAGTATACTTTGCATCACAATTAAAGCATAAACCTTTCCTTCGCCTTTCATCCATCTGGGCCTGTGTAAGCTGCTGCACCGACACTAATGTTTGATTCGGGTTCTGTGCAGCAACCCCTTTACCACTTGGGCTTGCTGCAACCAATGGTTGAGAAGCTTTCTTCAATGGTCCTGATATGCTCAACTGGGTGTTACCCAAATTATTGGACTGAGAAAATTGTCCAGAATTTTGATAAGTCGGAGGAACAGAGCTTAGAGTCCAAGCTGCCCTGATAGCTTTTTTATGGGCCAGAAATGTTTCCTCTTGCATCTTAGCCAAAGCAAATGCATCAATTAGAGTCTCAGGATGGAACATCCTTATCGGAATCCGAATTTCATCTTTCAAACCCCCAAGAAACATGTTGAGCTTATGAGAGTCTGGCAATCCAACAACCTTGCTAGCCCAAAAATCAAACTGAGTCTTATAATCCTCCACGACTCCTACTTGTTTCAACTTTGTCAACTCCTCCATTAGGTCACCATAAGAACCTTTACCGAATCGAATTCTTAGAGATTGTAAAAAGTCTCCCCAAGACTTGATAGCTCCAATAGCTTTCAATTCCTCAAACCAGATTAATGCGTGCCCTTCCATATGAAAGGCCGAAATGGACAGCCTTTGTTGATCCAAAGTTCCATGATAATCAAAGAATTGTGTAGCTCTAATGCACCAAGTTTCCGGTTCCTCTCCATCAAACTTgggaaaatcaaatttcataGATCGTGTGTGAATACCATCATTTGAAGTAGCCCCTTCGGAAAAAGAATGAGCTCCTGCACAAGAATTTTGGCCAATCCTTCCGCCCATAGTGCCTTGATCCGCTCCACCATTAGTCGCACCATTATTACCGCCAAGACCTCGTTGAGGGTGGGGCTGCGCCACCGAATTTCCTTGCTAACTTTGAATTCCGAATAATTGCACCCGTTGCTTGTTGTTTTCTTGAATCATTTCTTGCATACGAACTGCCAAAGATTCCAGTTCTAACTTCCTTTCAACTTTGTCGGCCTTCCAAACCTCCTGCAGTTGGGCGACCTGACTGCCCAATTCTTTCACGTCCTTTGCCAATTGTGAATCTTCTGCCATATTTGCGGACCGAGTTTTCATAAGCGTGTTGACcgtgggctctgataccacttgtcaCAGATTTGTTGCTTCTGTGAGCTCGAGAGAACTTGACTATTACAGGAATAGGGAATAGAGTTGTAGAAGAAAAGGAGGAAAGAGATGAAGAGAAGAATGACGAATTATATTGAATAAACCGATTCAAGATGGCTAGTCTCCCTAGTTCAGATTGAACTCAACAAATGTCAAAAGCTACCTTTACAACTGCAATCAACTATATTTATACAACAATTGAGATGCAAGAAGAATTAAAGCAAAACGATAACTAGAGAACACTAAATGTAGAGCACGTGTTAAACTGAATTACTGGATTCCAACTAGAATCCATAATTCACGCCACATTTCTGCATCTGCCACGTGCACTGCCAGCTGCCCCAACTCTTCCCTTCAGCTACTCTTTAGTTCCTTGAGCTACACGTGTAACATTCTAAGTGTTGTTTTAATGGTCTTGaccttgaaaaaattattttttggatcATAAATAAAATTACTGCATAATCAcgatttcaaataaataataattggaaaaaaaaaaaaaaaaaaaaaaaaaaaaaaaaaaagaagcccctAATGTTTAGCACTCCCAGAAAAGAACACTAGCTTTACTTCGAATCTTGGGGCCATGCTTGGGCTTTAGAGATCACTCATTTTCTACAGAccaacaaatccaaatacacaCATACCAGCCCACAGAAAAATTGGAAAATCTGGCAAATTAAGAACACACAATCACAAAGCCTATAGGAGTAAAATTTATCCAACAAGACACACATGACACTTTCAATTGAAAtaatcattatttaaaaaacaaaattaattattaatttagaGTGCCACATTAATATTGttgaataattataaataaaaatataacaagtTAACAATTACCGTTACTCTAAAATGACGTCTCTCCATTTAATTTCAAAGGAACTATGAAGAATTCGGACCCTCCCCAGTACAGCCAGTTATTTTAAAAGGAGTGGCAAAATTgttcaaacaaagaaaaatgacaatattTATTGCTACActccaaaatacaaaaatacaaagCACGGAGAGAAAGCATATGCTTTTTGGAATCACATATAATTTATCGCgttggtttattttttgttttttggataaatgaaatatttttataGAAATACAAAGATTACAAAATGCCTCCAGCAAAAACCTGTTGGAACTTAAACCAACAAtcaaccactaaaaaaaaaaaaaaaaaattcatttctggacggtttcaaaccatcCAGAAATGGTAAAGAACTGTCTAGAATAAAGTTCAAACGGTTTATTCTgaacggtttaaaaccgtccagaattaatatatatatatatatatatatatatatatatatatatatatatatatcattaattatttctcttctttttcatttttcatgtgGAGTCTAATAATAAAATTCGGCAAGATCCTCTCGGTTAACCGCCGATCTACCTCGTTTTGATTCTCACCCACTTCTCTGATCAACTCCTCTCTCATTTTATTAAAGTctctgtaaaataaaataaaagagatggaagggaagaagaggagaacacaaaaaagagaaaacgctacattgcttcttatttcattgagtgcttttgattacaaaatatataaatatataggcTAATAAAGGGGGAGCACATCCAACTAATCATGGCACACAATCAGGAaatattaaagtgaaaaatattgagggtaggaaaataaggaaagatatTGGAGAGGAAATCAATGAGATATTCTTGATATGCTGTAACGGCTCTTTATTCTCTAACACTCCCCCGCAAACTGATGGGAGGAACTTTCTTCAGTTTGTTTTCTGCGTCGGATCATTATCATGaaaccttctttctttcttttcttttcttttttttgttttttgtgtgtTGGCCCGAGTTTACAAATTGTACCTCAAAGGCCAAAAAATAAAGCCAACTATTggccaaaagaaattaaagacagGCTTGGGTTTTGAAACATTACCACAAATAAGAAATCGAGCCAACAATGGGCCAAAGAGAAGAGGGCCAACTATGGCTTAAATGGGTTTGGGCCTTTAAACATTTGTCTCAAGCTTGAAATTGGGCCAACAatgagtttttctttcttttttctctttttttttcttttcttgtcttctcttttcttcttctttttttttttttttttttttttttttttttttttttttttttttttacgtctAGCAACTTCTAGCATCTTCtgatttccctttttttttttcttttttttttttgcaacatATTCTTCATATTACAgcacaagagaaaagaaataaaggaaaaatggaCTTAAAACAACGGTAGACAGgatacaaaaccaaaaaaaagaagaagaaagaaagaaagaaaaaaactgcaACTTGTGGACAACCTTATGAGGAGAGTTCACGGTGGATGGGGAAGGCACGGAAACTGGAGGATTCGCAGCTGGAAACGGTGCCAGAGGTGGGAGACTTGGCCGGTGGAGAAGTCGTCGGGGAAGGATGCAGAAAAAGACGCTGGAGGTGGTGCTACAGTGGAGCACACAAACTTTGCAGCAAGGGACTACTgatctgcaatttttttttttttttttttttttgagtggtaGAGAAGGGATATTGGGCTGATGTAGAGTATGTGAGAAGGATGATGAAGGAAAGGGGGTTGCAGAAAGCATCTGGGTCGTGCCTGGTTCACCAAGGAGATATTATGATGATTGAAGGGTCACTGGAGGTGGAAGCTGAGGTACGAAATGAAGATGGTCATAACGCGGTGCAGAGTGTGCCAGCGATAAAGGTGTGCAAGATAGAGAGGCACAAAGGAAAATTTTGAAGACACTGGGCATAGCAAAAGTGCAAAGGAGCTTATGCGGGTCTTTTGCCGGTAAGCAAGAAAAAAGAGCTTCTGAGTGATGGAGAGGAAGGTGAATGGAGAGGTTGTTGGGTATGTGCAGTAATGGTAGAGTCTGAGTAATTTTGTGGTTTAGGAACAGGGCATCTCGTTGAAGAGAAGAGAGATTTCTTTGGGAGAACTAGATCTGTGGATGTCACGTGAAGGTGAGGTGTTTGATAAAAGTTCTGAGAGAGAGCAAAGAGAAAGGGAAACAGAGGAGAGAGGTTTGGGCCGTGGTCTCTGGGTATCGACTTTGTGTCTGCTGGTGTTGGGTCTTCTGCAGATTGGCCAAATGGTGCGGTAGGAAGGACTGGTGCAGTACAAAAGAGGTGGTTTAGTTTTCTGGAGAGGGTCGGCTGAAGGAAAACATGCAACATCTAGGTAGAAAATTTGAAACTGGAAGATGGTTTAATGTTTGACAAAGGTTGCAACATGAAGGATCGAAAGATTGGCGTTGGCCTAttcaggctctgataccatgtaaaataaaataaaagagatggaagggaagaagaggagaacacaaaaaagagaaaacactacattgcttcttatttcattgagtgcttttgattacaaaatatataaatatataggcTAATAAAGGGGGAGCACATCCAACTAATCATGGCACACAATCAAGAaatattaaagtgaaaaatattgagggtaggaaaataaggaaagatatTGGAGAGGAAATCAATGAGATATTCTTGATATGCTGTAACGGCTCTTTATTCTCTAACAGTCTCCACATAGGGGAGGAGAGCTCTTCAGATCATCGATCAAGAGTGATATTGGTCATATTTTTCAACGTGGACGTACGTCTTCCTgaaacaagaaaaaggaaaaattttgaattcaaaACACGttacagaaaaaaaataaaaaataaaaaataaaaaataaaaaataaaaaataaaaaataaaaataaaaaggaaagcaCTCAAGATCCAGCAGCTCTCTTctcatttctcttctctctctcactccaAGGTTTCCAGAGGTTGGCAATGACGAAATGAGGCTTATTGAGAAGCAAAGTTTAAAACAAGCTCAAGCacatttaaaagaataatatcaTCTAATCAAAGTTGTTAAAACCATCCATCAATCGTTTGAGTCCCAAATCGAACGTTCGTGACTAAGGGTTTCATCTGAAGCTCAATCACCCACATCAATCGTTCGTTCAACCCTATATATcttaaaaaaaccacaaattcaAATACTCAAACCGACTATGGTAGAATCAAATACTCATCTAAAAACATTTAGATTCCATTtggaattaaaatttaaaaaatgacgattaaaaataatgattttaaaccaatttgaaaacataattttttaaaacgtaattTAATTAGCGTTAtatctcaaactatcaattttttatgatttaatttaaaatcgtattttttatctataaaatcACAATGTTAAACACATTTTAACGACGAAGTCCACTCAGGTGATGGACGAAAACGATGGGATGAAAAGTTAACtgtaggatatatatatatatatatatatatatatatatatatatatatatatataatggcgAAAATGGACAATAAAAAGGAAAACGACCTTTCTGCAGGCCTTGCTACCAACGCCTTAATTTGCCTTTTATCAAAACCCGTTTAGCCTTTGTTAGCATCCGTTGCGACAATAATTAAAGGGGTCCAGCTCCCTTTACTATTAATGGACAGTTTTCATTTGAGAGACAGTCCAGAGCCTCATGAGCAACGCTAGCTACTCAGACGAGATCAGAGCGCCTGCAAAGAATTAACTAACATTCTTCTATACCATGACTGTTTCTAGCTCAGATGGAAAGTGTCCATATATAAATAGTAAGGAGCTTGACCCTAGCTTCATCTCGCCACCAATGCTTCTGTGCGTAAGACCACAATTCTGCCTTACCCTACCAGAAGCTTCTAACgtgtttttataattataacGGTCTTGACCTAGAAAAATCGAGTAATGGGTAGCCACCTTcctcttattcaaaaaaaaaaaaatgatgcttctttcaaaattaccattagatttaAGATGAATCGCTATTATGTTTTGATTCAACGTTGATTTTGGAGCATTTCCAACCGTAATAGTAGCTATTTTAGCCACCcaaaacacatatttttctcttttagcgACTgctttttcaatacaaacttcaacatattatctattttattatctacttcctttaaatattatttttcaattttttgaacggagataaaaaccaacaaaaaaataaaacattgccctaattaatatatattatattcactGAGTATGGATTGTAgctaatttttacaaattagtctaataaagtgacataTATTCTTAATGTAAGTGAGAAGCACATACAATTAACAAAAAAGTAATTCTCAAATACTAAAGAATATGTCATTTTATTATACTAGTTTGTAAAAATTAGCTACAACTAATTTGTAGCTAATTTGTGCTACACTGAACTTTCATACTGTAGCaaacattttaatttgaatCATATGCGAGAGAGCCAAAACCATTTACGGAGCCTTTTAAGGCATtattaaagatatttttaaaagatagaTCAATTTTAAAAGAACAAGATGAGAATTAAAGGATGAAAATCACCTGCTTCTCCACTATATTTTGGCCGGGATAAATtggataattatatatatataagggtgaAAATCACCTGCATGATCCCGACGTCAAAAAGAACCTTCGATGACGGCTGCTTTAGCAGCCGGGGACTGACCCACTGACGTTGTATAATTCAACGCGGTTGTTAAAACGTCATCCTATATATAATATCATATGCCTCCAACGCCATTTTCAGCGCACTTCAACCTCTCCAGTCTTACAAAAATGGCGGAAGAACTTCCATTTGCACCGAGCAAGATGTATCCGCGAAGCGACGAAGAGATCGCCACGTTCAAAGCACTAAAAAAGGAACGAAGCGGCAAATGTTTCGTTTACGTTTTTTCAGTTATTGTCATCCTGAGCATCGTCGTACTAGCCTTCGCCATGATCGTGCTGCGTTTCAAAATCCCCGACGTCAAACTCCGGTCGGTGACGGTGAAAAATCTCAAGTACGAAGGGCGCGGCACAGCTGGACAGTCACCTTCGTTTAACGCAACTTTGGTCGCCGAGGTGACGATTAAGAACACAAACTTTGGTCGGTTTAAATTTGATAACAGCACGTTGAGTGTGCTGTACGGAGGCATGAATGTCGGCAACGGAAGCATAATCCATGGGCGGGTGAAAGCCAGAGAGACCCACGAGATGAATATTACAGTAGAAGTCCGATCTAATAGGGTGATGGATACCAAGAACCTCAGCGGTGACATTGAAGCAGGGATGCTGACACTGAGCAGCTATGCAAAGTTGAGTGGCAGAGTGAATTTGAGGAATATTATAAGGAAGAGGAAGACGACGGAAATGAACTGCACAATGATTCTTGATTTGAAACGCCGTGCCTTCCGGGATCTTCAATGCTACTAATTAATGTAATTGTTTTGTGGGTTATTTTGCTTTTGTAAtgttattttgaaattcagatttatttctctttaagggtttgtaatttttatttatttattattttaatagtgATTGGGCTGTCAAGTTTTGACACAACGGTCACAAACCGACACGAAATTAAAGAATTAGAGTTGAAAAGtttgatatatttaattaaattggtctgGTTAAATacgttgacctatatagtcttatacttatgATTCGACATGACTCGGACTTAACACGTGACATAGTGacagataattttttacataattcGTAAACTAGACacaaactcaatacaaaattaatgggTTATGGTTGAGGGgtttgatccgtttaattaaatcagtTTGGTTAGAAACATTGACCTATACAGTATTATACATATGATTCGAGACGACTCGAACTCGATACGCAACATAGTGAGAGACAATTTTTAACATAACTTGTGAACTAGGCAGGAACCCAATATATACAAAATTAATAGGTTAAAGTTAAGAAAGtttaacttgtttaattaaattagtcagATTAGAGTTAAtctaaataatattatgtatACAAATACCTCGACACGATCCGAACTAGATATGCGAACACAAATTTCTATCCTAGACTAATTCAAGCACCGAAAAGCTGATATTTCTTGTTCTAGATGTTGTTAATTATTAAAAGCTAGGAAAAACAGGTAACTGGATTGAATGCTCTTGAGTGAGCCAAAGAGTTTTTGTTACGTAGAGAATATGGCTTCTTTGATatgtttatatattaattaaactttCTTGCTTTGAAATTTGACTAAAGTTCGTTAAATTCAATTAAAATCTCATTGGCCTGACAAAAGTTAGAAGTCTAAGAAATTTATTGGCACTCGCTTTATTAGAACATAGTCAATTGAATTATTGAATGCTCATAGATCGGATTAGCTTTTGTTATGTAGAGAAATATATCTTATTATATTGTCAATGCGAATTCTTGaaggttaaatattttattaatcacCGATTAAGTCCataagaataattttattttaaactacgCCAATATAAACTACTTTAATACGTGTCCGTGTGTAATGATTTTGTATATTTGAGTGACAAATGTAAAGTTGTAATAGATATTATACTTTGAAGTTTTGGTCTTGTACTAATGATGCTAGTGACtgagaaaaaagagaaggaaaaaaaatataggagAGAAAAAGAGGTAAGCTCGGATCTTATAAATGGATTTGACTtaggtgttgtaaaaaaaattgcagcacaggtgttgtagttttttcaatggtcgagatctagttttaagtgtttcataagaaagagagaaaataaaattaaatcttgaccattgaaaaaactacagcacttatgatgtagtttttttatAGCACTTAATCCTAATCTGTTTATAAGATCCGAGCTTACCTCTTTTTCcctcctatattttttttattcttctctttttccgCTGCTTAAAATCCGATATGGAGGCAAAGCCACTAATAAGCACTTATCAACGACTATTATTAAGAGTCcatttggatttgtgattttaaaaaaatgagcttttaaaatagtgatttttaaatgtgcgatttgaaaatgtaatttgaAAAACACTAAGTGTTTGGTGAAATCgcaatttaacttttaaaatcgcaatttgcgattttaaaaaaaaaaaaaaacaaattttttactttttcaaatcgtaactTTTCgaaaacacaatttcaaatgtttaattttttactatttgGTTTAGAATTGcactttttatctacaaaatctTAATTCCAAACACACTTTAGAATGTGATTGCTAATGACCATTTACGAGGGACGACGTCGTCGCATAACTTGTAGTGACCAAGACTGTTTCCCAAATGAAAACCGTCCATTAATTACTAAGGAGATGGCCACTTTGTATCGCAACCGACGCGACTGAGCCAGGTTAACCTCGTAAAAGAAGACAATTCAGCCATGTTCAGAACTCAGAAGCTTCTAAGTGTTGTACGTTTTAATGGTCTTGACCttgaaaaattcatttttttggatcaaagtatatatatatatatatatatatatatatatatatatatatatatatatatatatatatataataacctCAAGAAAGTTGCTCAGTTGGTTAAAACATGAGACAATAGGATCTTTCTCTCAATTGATCCGGGATTTGAATTCTCCTGGGTGCTACCTTCCTCTTGGGCCCAGCCACCTGAGTTGTGTGGAGGGGTCCTTTTGGGCATCTGATTATCTGCTCATAATTTAAAGCACAATGTTTGAAGTAGCGTCAGACATTAAGCTAGAAATTAGTCTTTAGTTTTTTGGCAAGACAGTCATTGTGCTCGGAAGGTTCAACTACAATCTTGGTGGGATAGTCGTTCAGCAAACGAGATACATTGCAGCCTATAGGGGGCCGGAGATAccctaataaataaaataaaataaaataaaaataaaataaaatacaataaaaaagtaaaaaaaaaaaaaaaaaaaacctttaatgTTTAGCACCTCCCAGAAAAGAACACTAGCTTTACTTCGACCTTGGGGCCATGCTTGGGCTTTAGAGATCACAAATTTTCTACAGACCACCATATCCAAATACACATACCAGCCcaaagaaaaattggaaaatcTGGCAAATTTAGAACACACAATCACAAAGCGAATAGGAATAAAATCTATCCAACAAGACCGTTGTGATCACACTTTTAACTAATTCTCGAAATAATCTTTGTTTAAGATAAActcattaaattaatttagagtACCACATCAATATTAttgaataattataaataaaaatatagcaaTTACCGTTACTCTAAAATGACGTCTCTCCATTTCGAGGGAACTGCGAAGAATTGGGACCCTTTTCGGTACAACCGGTTTAAAAGGAGGgacaaaattgttaaaaaaagtaaaatgacaatATTTACCTCTACACTTcaaaatacaaatatacaaAGCACGGAGAGATAGCGTATGTTTTTTGGAATCACATGTAATttaacgctattttattttagatgaatgaaattttttttatagaaatacAAAGATTACAAAATCCCTCCAGCAAAAACCTGTTGGAACTTAAACCAACAATCAACCAAAACAACCTAAACAGACAAATCTCAATCTTCTGAGATTTatactaatgctccgtttgttttggcgtaaaatgatttccagaaaatgatttcggtattttacggtgtttggtaggggcgaaaataacggtcaacgaaaatcattttcggtttgaccgtaaaaccttctttaatttttgaaaaacgatttacggtttttaaaaccgtaaatcgttttccaaaattatattcttcgtccttacacgcacgtttgatatctaaCTGTCCGAATCcgacaatagtcggtcgttcgaaaataggcagcaccggaatccggcatcatcaagtcaccggaataatgccggcgtcggaatccgaccaccggaatactgccggctgccggaataccgccggccgccggaatccggcgacatccggcAACTGCGTCGAATGCCGGcggaatctggccggaatccggccatggacagaaaccgGCCGGAATcaggcctgatctgaccggatccggccagatatgaccggatccggacactgacccggccggatctggccaaatggccggaatccggccg contains:
- the LOC133855042 gene encoding late embryogenesis abundant protein At1g64065-like: MAEELPFAPSKMYPRSDEEIATFKALKKERSGKCFVYVFSVIVILSIVVLAFAMIVLRFKIPDVKLRSVTVKNLKYEGRGTAGQSPSFNATLVAEVTIKNTNFGRFKFDNSTLSVLYGGMNVGNGSIIHGRVKARETHEMNITVEVRSNRVMDTKNLSGDIEAGMLTLSSYAKLSGRVNLRNIIRKRKTTEMNCTMILDLKRRAFRDLQCY